Proteins encoded by one window of Arabidopsis thaliana chromosome 2, partial sequence:
- the SK1 gene encoding shikimate kinase 1 (shikimate kinase 1 (SK1); FUNCTIONS IN: shikimate kinase activity, ATP binding; EXPRESSED IN: 19 plant structures; EXPRESSED DURING: 10 growth stages; CONTAINS InterPro DOMAIN/s: Shikimate kinase (InterPro:IPR000623); BEST Arabidopsis thaliana protein match is: shikimate kinase 2 (TAIR:AT4G39540.2); Has 7831 Blast hits to 7831 proteins in 2412 species: Archae - 26; Bacteria - 5482; Metazoa - 44; Fungi - 134; Plants - 162; Viruses - 0; Other Eukaryotes - 1983 (source: NCBI BLink).): MEAAITQRIQYPSWVDCRKVECKPQRGSLRYSQQVKVDRRFRGLSLARLQPERRNDQRRAVSPAVSCSDNNSSALLETGSVYPFDEDILKRKAEEVKPYLNGRSMYLVGMMGSGKTTVGKLMSKVLGYTFFDCDTLIEQAMNGTSVAEIFVHHGENFFRGKETDALKKLSSRYQVVVSTGGGAVIRPINWKYMHKGISIWLDVPLEALAHRIAAVGTDSRPLLHDESGDAYSVAFKRLSAIWDERGEAYTNANARVSLENIAAKRGYKNVSDLTPTEIAIEAFEQVLSFLEKEETMEIPDGDL, encoded by the exons ATGGAAGCAGCTATTACTCAGAGGATTCAGTACCCATCATGGGTTGATTGTAGAAAAGTTGAGTGTAAGCCGCAGCGTGGTTCATTGCGGTATTCTCAGCAGGTTAAGGTAGATAGAAGGTTTAGAGGTCTTTCTTTGGCTCGCTTGCAACctgaaagaagaaatgatcAACGAAGAGCAGTTTCTCCAGCGGTTTCCTGTTCTGATAACAATTCCTCAG CGTTGTTGGAGACTGGAAgtgtttatccatttgatgaAGATATTCTCAAG AGAAAAGCAGAAGAGGTTAAACCGTATTTGAATGGACGATCTATGTACCTTGTCG GAATGATGGGTTCTGGGAAAACAACTGTGGGAAAGTTAATGTCCAAAGTGCTCGGTTATACGTTCTTTGACTG CGACACTTTGATTGAACAGGCGATGAATGGAACTTCTGTTGCAGAGATATTTGTTCATCACGGAGAGAATTTTTTTAGAGGAAAGGAG ACCGATGCGCTTAAGAAGCTCTCTTCGAGGTATCAAGTTGTTGTTTCCACAGGTGGAGGTGCAGTTATAAGACCCATTAACTG GAAGTATATGCATAAAGGAATCAGCATTTGGCTAGATGTGCCTCTAGAAGCATTAGCCCATAGAATCGCTGCTGTTGGAACTGATTCACGACCACTGCTACACGATGAATCAGGAGATGCATACTCAGTG GCTTTCAAACGTCTCTCGGCTATTTGGGACGAGCGCGGTGAAGCATACACAAACGCAAATGCCAGAGTCTCCTTAGAAA ATATTGCAGCAAAGCGTGGCTATAAAAATGTCTCAGATCTCACACCAACTGAAATTGCTATCGAG GCCTTCGAGCAAGTTCTGAGCTTtctagagaaagaagaaactatgGAGATCCCAGACGGCGACCTCTAA
- the SK1 gene encoding shikimate kinase 1 (shikimate kinase 1 (SK1); FUNCTIONS IN: shikimate kinase activity, ATP binding; EXPRESSED IN: 19 plant structures; EXPRESSED DURING: 10 growth stages; CONTAINS InterPro DOMAIN/s: Shikimate kinase (InterPro:IPR000623); BEST Arabidopsis thaliana protein match is: shikimate kinase 2 (TAIR:AT4G39540.2); Has 7808 Blast hits to 7808 proteins in 2397 species: Archae - 26; Bacteria - 5452; Metazoa - 44; Fungi - 128; Plants - 162; Viruses - 0; Other Eukaryotes - 1996 (source: NCBI BLink).) produces MEAAITQRIQYPSWVDCRKVECKPQRGSLRYSQQVKVDRRFRGLSLARLQPERRNDQRRAVSPAVSCSDNNSSALLETGSVYPFDEDILKRKAEEVKPYLNGRSMYLVGMMGSGKTTVGKLMSKVLGYTFFDCDTLIEQAMNGTSVAEIFVHHGENFFRGKETDALKKLSSRYQVVVSTGGGAVIRPINWKYMHKGISIWLDVPLEALAHRIAAVGTDSRPLLHDESGDAYSVAFKRLSAIWDERGEAYTNANARVSLESMSSSSILSAIAFVQSV; encoded by the exons ATGGAAGCAGCTATTACTCAGAGGATTCAGTACCCATCATGGGTTGATTGTAGAAAAGTTGAGTGTAAGCCGCAGCGTGGTTCATTGCGGTATTCTCAGCAGGTTAAGGTAGATAGAAGGTTTAGAGGTCTTTCTTTGGCTCGCTTGCAACctgaaagaagaaatgatcAACGAAGAGCAGTTTCTCCAGCGGTTTCCTGTTCTGATAACAATTCCTCAG CGTTGTTGGAGACTGGAAgtgtttatccatttgatgaAGATATTCTCAAG AGAAAAGCAGAAGAGGTTAAACCGTATTTGAATGGACGATCTATGTACCTTGTCG GAATGATGGGTTCTGGGAAAACAACTGTGGGAAAGTTAATGTCCAAAGTGCTCGGTTATACGTTCTTTGACTG CGACACTTTGATTGAACAGGCGATGAATGGAACTTCTGTTGCAGAGATATTTGTTCATCACGGAGAGAATTTTTTTAGAGGAAAGGAG ACCGATGCGCTTAAGAAGCTCTCTTCGAGGTATCAAGTTGTTGTTTCCACAGGTGGAGGTGCAGTTATAAGACCCATTAACTG GAAGTATATGCATAAAGGAATCAGCATTTGGCTAGATGTGCCTCTAGAAGCATTAGCCCATAGAATCGCTGCTGTTGGAACTGATTCACGACCACTGCTACACGATGAATCAGGAGATGCATACTCAGTG GCTTTCAAACGTCTCTCGGCTATTTGGGACGAGCGCGGTGAAGCATACACAAACGCAAATGCCAGAGTCTCCTTAGAAAGTAtgtcttcttcatccatcttATCTGCCATAGCCTTTGTTCAATCTGTGTAA
- the SK1 gene encoding shikimate kinase 1 (shikimate kinase 1 (SK1); FUNCTIONS IN: shikimate kinase activity, ATP binding; EXPRESSED IN: 19 plant structures; EXPRESSED DURING: 10 growth stages; CONTAINS InterPro DOMAIN/s: Shikimate kinase (InterPro:IPR000623); BEST Arabidopsis thaliana protein match is: shikimate kinase 2 (TAIR:AT4G39540.2); Has 7757 Blast hits to 7757 proteins in 2385 species: Archae - 26; Bacteria - 5408; Metazoa - 44; Fungi - 134; Plants - 162; Viruses - 0; Other Eukaryotes - 1983 (source: NCBI BLink).) — translation MEAAITQRIQYPSWVDCRKVECKPQRGSLRYSQQVKVDRRFRGLSLARLQPERRNDQRRAVSPAVSCSDNNSSGALLETGSVYPFDEDILKRKAEEVKPYLNGRSMYLVGMMGSGKTTVGKLMSKVLGYTFFDCDTLIEQAMNGTSVAEIFVHHGENFFRGKETDALKKLSSRYQVVVSTGGGAVIRPINWKYMHKGISIWLDVPLEALAHRIAAVGTDSRPLLHDESGDAYSVAFKRLSAIWDERGEAYTNANARVSLENIAAKRGYKNVSDLTPTEIAIEAFEQVLSFLEKEETMEIPDGDL, via the exons ATGGAAGCAGCTATTACTCAGAGGATTCAGTACCCATCATGGGTTGATTGTAGAAAAGTTGAGTGTAAGCCGCAGCGTGGTTCATTGCGGTATTCTCAGCAGGTTAAGGTAGATAGAAGGTTTAGAGGTCTTTCTTTGGCTCGCTTGCAACctgaaagaagaaatgatcAACGAAGAGCAGTTTCTCCAGCGGTTTCCTGTTCTGATAACAATTCCTCAGGTG CGTTGTTGGAGACTGGAAgtgtttatccatttgatgaAGATATTCTCAAG AGAAAAGCAGAAGAGGTTAAACCGTATTTGAATGGACGATCTATGTACCTTGTCG GAATGATGGGTTCTGGGAAAACAACTGTGGGAAAGTTAATGTCCAAAGTGCTCGGTTATACGTTCTTTGACTG CGACACTTTGATTGAACAGGCGATGAATGGAACTTCTGTTGCAGAGATATTTGTTCATCACGGAGAGAATTTTTTTAGAGGAAAGGAG ACCGATGCGCTTAAGAAGCTCTCTTCGAGGTATCAAGTTGTTGTTTCCACAGGTGGAGGTGCAGTTATAAGACCCATTAACTG GAAGTATATGCATAAAGGAATCAGCATTTGGCTAGATGTGCCTCTAGAAGCATTAGCCCATAGAATCGCTGCTGTTGGAACTGATTCACGACCACTGCTACACGATGAATCAGGAGATGCATACTCAGTG GCTTTCAAACGTCTCTCGGCTATTTGGGACGAGCGCGGTGAAGCATACACAAACGCAAATGCCAGAGTCTCCTTAGAAA ATATTGCAGCAAAGCGTGGCTATAAAAATGTCTCAGATCTCACACCAACTGAAATTGCTATCGAG GCCTTCGAGCAAGTTCTGAGCTTtctagagaaagaagaaactatgGAGATCCCAGACGGCGACCTCTAA
- the SKIP6 gene encoding SKP1 interacting partner 6 (SKP1 interacting partner 6 (SKIP6); CONTAINS InterPro DOMAIN/s: Galactose oxidase/kelch, beta-propeller (InterPro:IPR011043), Kelch repeat type 1 (InterPro:IPR006652), Kelch related (InterPro:IPR013089), Kelch-type beta propeller (InterPro:IPR015915); BEST Arabidopsis thaliana protein match is: Galactose oxidase/kelch repeat superfamily protein (TAIR:AT4G39550.1); Has 5633 Blast hits to 4259 proteins in 231 species: Archae - 10; Bacteria - 283; Metazoa - 3617; Fungi - 16; Plants - 1462; Viruses - 63; Other Eukaryotes - 182 (source: NCBI BLink).) yields the protein MAATTSSGDEPPETKSPAQLIPLLSEDVALSCLARVPRCHYPILSLVSKTFRSLPTSPLLYATRALVGATENILYVAIRIPPESGACWFTLLHRTLSNSTNSKMLVPIPSCPSPSLVGSAYVVVDSEIYVIGGSIRDVPSSSVWVLDCRFHTWRRVSNMRVGREFAAAGVIDGKIYVIGGCVVDNWARSINWAEMFDIKTQTWEPVASPGMEVREKWMHASAVMEGKVYAMADRNGVVYEPKEKKWEMPEKRLDLGWRGRACVIENILYCYDYLGKIRGYDPKERIWRELKGVESLPKFLCGATMANRGGKLTVLWEGKAGSGGSRRMEIWCAEIDVGRRGEREIWGKIEWSGTVLTVPNESAIVNCLAATV from the coding sequence ATGGCGGCTACAACGAGCTCCGGCGACGAACCACCGGAAACAAAATCACCGGCGCAATTGATTCCGTTGTTATCAGAAGACGTTGCTCTCAGTTGCCTTGCTCGCGTCCCTAGATGTCACTATCCAATCCTCTCACTCGTCTCCAAGACTTTCCGATCTCTCCCAACATCACCTCTTCTCTACGCCACGAGAGCTCTCGTCGGAGCCACTGAAAACATCCTCTACGTAGCAATCCGTATACCTCCTGAATCTGGTGCGTGTTGGTTCACTCTCCTCCATCGAACCTTATCGAACTCAACGAATTCGAAAATGCTTGTTCCAATCCCATCTTGTCCTTCACCGTCTCTAGTCGGATCCGCTTACGTTGTGGTAGATTCAGAGATTTACGTGATCGGTGGATCTATTAGAGACGTGCCTTCTTCGAGCGTGTGGGTTCTCGATTGCAGATTTCATACTTGGCGACGAGTCTCTAATATGAGAGTAGGTCGTGAATTTGCAGCAGCTGGTGTAATTGATGGGAAGATTTATGTGATTGGAGGATGTGTAGTTGATAATTGGGCTCGATCGATTAACTGGGCAGAGATGTTTGAtataaagactcaaacttgGGAGCCAGTGGCTAGTCCAGGTATGGAGGTTCGTGAGAAATGGATGCACGCAAGTGCGGTTATGGAAGGGAAGGTTTACGCAATGGCTGATCGAAACGGTGTTGTTTACGAACCCAAGGAAAAGAAATGGGAGATGCCTGAGAAGAGGCTTGATTTGGGATGGAGAGGAAGAGCTTGTGTGATTGAGAACATATTGTATTGTTATGATTACTTGGGGAAGATTAGAGGGTATGATCCAAAAGAGAGGATTTGGAGAGAGCTGAAAGGTGTGGAGTCACTTCCAAAGTTTCTTTGTGGGGCTACAATGGCTAATCGTGGTGGAAAGCTTACGGTTTTGTGGGAAGGTAAAGCTGGTAGTGGTGGTTCTAGGAGAATGGAGATTTGGTGTGCGGAGATTGATGTTGGAAGGCGTGGAGAAAGGGAGATTTGGGGAAAAATTGAATGGTCTGGTACCGTGCTTACGGTTCCTAATGAATCTGCCATTGTGAATTGCTTGGCAGCTAcagtttga
- a CDS encoding uncharacterized protein (unknown protein; LOCATED IN: chloroplast; EXPRESSED IN: 22 plant structures; EXPRESSED DURING: 13 growth stages; BEST Arabidopsis thaliana protein match is: unknown protein (TAIR:AT1G56180.1); Has 224 Blast hits to 222 proteins in 59 species: Archae - 0; Bacteria - 65; Metazoa - 0; Fungi - 0; Plants - 134; Viruses - 0; Other Eukaryotes - 25 (source: NCBI BLink).) has protein sequence MIALAASSLGNTPIASFNRHFRFRLHPRNPLIQAAVSPSSSSSSPTASSGFDLSSLESAINKKDSNGVKEALDKLSEEGWAKKWSSQPYLSRRTTSLRELTTLGIKNAETLAIPSVRNDAAFLFTVVGSTGFIAVLAGQLPGDWGFFVPYLVGSISLVVLAVGSVSPGLLQAAISGFSTFFPDYQERIAAHEAAHFLVAYLIGLPILGYSLDIGKEHVNLIDERLAKLIYSGKLDSKELDRLAAVAMAGLAAEGLKYDKVIGQSADLFSLQRFINRSQPKISNEQQQNLTRWAVLYSASLLKNNKTIHEALMAAMSKNASVLECIQTIETAS, from the exons ATGATTGCATTAGCTGCTTCTTCGTTGGGGAATACACCGATTGCTTCGTTTAACCGTCATTTTAGATTCCGGTTACATCCACGAAACCCTCTGATACAAGCAGCGGTTTCaccttcgtcttcttcttcttctcctactGCTTCATCTGGCTTTGATTTGAGTTCTCTCGAATCCGCCATTAACAAG AAAGATAGTAATGGTGTTAAGGAAGCTCTCGATAAATTGAGTGAAGAAGGTTGGGCTAAGAAATGGAGCTCCCAGCCGTATCTTTCGCGCCGTACG ACATCACTGCGGGAGCTGACAACTCTCGGTATCAAGAATGCAGAGACTCTGGCCATCCCTAGTGTCAGGAACGAT GCGGCTTTTCTTTTCACAGTAGTCGGATCAACTGGGTTCATAGCTGTACTTGCCGGCCAACTTCCCGGG GACTGGGGATTCTTTGTGCCTTACTTAGTTGGGAGCATTTCGTTGGTAGTTTTAGCCGTGGGAAGCGTTTCACCAGG GCTTCTTCAAGCTGCGATTTCCGGGTTTTCGACGTTCTTCCCTGATTATCAAGAACGAATTGCTGCACATGAAGCAGCCCACTTCTTAG TGGCTTACTTAATCGGGCTTCCAATCCTCGGGTACTCGTTAGACATCGGTAAAGAACATGTCAATCTCATTGACGAGAGACTAGCTAAACTAATATACAGCGGCAAGCTTGACTCAAAGGAGCTCGATAG GTTGGCTGCTGTTGCAATGGCTGGACTTGCCGCCGAGGGTCTGAAGTATGACAAAGTAATTGGCCAATCTGCagatctcttctctcttcag AGATTCATAAACAGAAGCCAACCCAAAATCAGCAACGAGCAGCAGCAAAATCTAACAAGATGGGCT GTTCTTTACTctgcttctcttctcaaaaacaacaagaccATCCATGAAGCTCTAATGGCTGCAATGTCCAAAAATGCATCTGTTCTTGAATGCATTCAAACCATTGAGACAGCTTCCTAG